The Montipora foliosa isolate CH-2021 chromosome 1, ASM3666993v2, whole genome shotgun sequence genome has a window encoding:
- the LOC137975740 gene encoding uncharacterized protein, whose amino-acid sequence MSNPPPETASFQPQQIDFSNSETISLISSLLDSKLQKTFGDFKRSLDEREVETRRELKKLKTDSKAASSLQFKGNRIQFEFNTQLLDCLDLAISNLSEGNLLAVQEHLQKAKSDLEKRIKLIRFADKSPAGWAAVEEYESDELAENSEDEKKLRAAERRAFTKIKQKSSGKSRVSRFSNAAKFRDFQAVQVPGSSTSAVTSFPFSAHRSYFHQPFRAVRHVQPSDICFNCNQRGHWSNSPACPLFYKTRASLPSTAASSTSTKSTTV is encoded by the coding sequence ATGTCTAATCCACCGCCGGAAACTGCATCATTCCAACCTCAACAGATAGACTTTTCTAATTCCGAGACGATCTCGCTGATTTCTTCCCTTCTTGATTCGAAGTTGCAGAAAACATTTGGCGATTTCAAGCGCTCCTTGGACGAACGCGAGGTGGAGACTCGGCGAGAactaaagaaattgaaaacagacTCTAAGGCAGCTAGTTCACTTCAatttaaaggtaacagaatccaGTTTGAGTTTAATACACAACTCCTTGACTGCCTTGATCTGGCTATCTCTAATCTGTCCGAGGGAAACCTGCTGGCTGTTCAAGAACATCTCCAAAAGGCCAAGTCTGACCTTGAGAAACGCATCAAGTTGATCCGCTTTGCTGATAAAAGTCCCGCTGGCTGGGCTGCAGTTGAAGAATATGAGTCCGACGAACTCGCTGAAAATTCGGAAGACGAGAAGAAACTTCGGGCAGCTGAGCGTCGTGCGTTTACCAAGATTAAGCAGAAGTCTTCCGGCAAATCTCGTGTTTCAAGGTTCTCAAATGCTGCTAAATTCCGAGATTTTCAGGCTGTACAAGTCCCTGGATCTTCGACTTCTGCTGTTACGTCTTTTCCATTTTCTGCTCACCGCTCTTATTTTCATCAGCCCTTTCGTGCCGTCCGACACGTCCAGCCTTCTGACATCTGCTTTAACTGCAATCAGCGAGGACACTGGTCTAATTCGCCAGCCTGTcctttgttctacaaaacaagaGCTAGTCTCCCCAGCACTGCCGCCAGTTCAACGTCTACAAAGTCAACCACCGTCTGA
- the LOC137992042 gene encoding uncharacterized protein isoform X2, whose product MRRVLSHTKNVRLLFLLSALCSAFIITYEGNLLLLSGSDMRFPRYPQSDFVIAKGNFTFRGHVRSPKKVSKLGRALSSYGSDKESASRIQKKQQRVLCGTKWQEGYKNLHDDILNHRRPPKYLVYFCGGKKHGCGGYGNRLGAITSLFYLAVITGRAFLIDWNTTAPIGDYLRPRNIRWDYPISRLGHIKTNYHYWGKGDHEFISEDSQRSPVNFNLFRHWVEGTDLESFLDSPLEIVTSMWYFAPSFQDHKFAERVANKIGVRVRGHRYSLIGCAFDFLFEKTPAFERTLSLARESLNFKPNVPRIGIHIRMGDAASFQPASLDQRTSNFQNFFTCAKKLERKIVKSNPDFIQGDIKWFLATDNLDVKQFALRTYPHKVVSLSVKVEHINVLEPTFEGMQGVLLDHFLLSESDFFVLSDSSFSKTALGMNFHSLEQSTFGDKCKYIT is encoded by the coding sequence ATATGCGTTTCCCTCGCTACCCGCAGTCGGATTTTGTCATTGCCAAGGGCAATTTCACCTTTCGTGGACATGTCAGATCTCCTAAGAAAGTTTCCAAACTTGGCCGAGCGCTCAGTTCTTACGGGAGTGACAAAGAGTCCGCGTCAAGGAtccaaaagaaacaacaaaggGTTCTATGCGGCACCAAATGGCAAGAGGGCTATAAGAATCTTCACGACGACATCTTGAATCATCGTAGACCTCCGAAGTATCTTGTGTATTTCTGCGGCGGCAAAAAACACGGTTGCGGAGGCTACGGGAATCGCTTGGGTGCAATAACTTCGCTGTTTTATCTGGCTGTTATAACGGGAAGAGCTTTTCTCATCGATTGGAACACAACAGCTCCTATTGGGGACTATCTTCGGCCCAGAAACATCCGATGGGATTATCCCATTTCAAGGCTTGGGCATATCAAGACAAACTATCATTATTGGGGAAAAGGCGATCACGAGTTCATTAGCGAAGACTCTCAGAGATCACCGGTCAATTTTAACCTCTTTCGTCACTGGGTGGAAGGCACGGATCTGGAATCGTTTTTGGATTCACCTCTGGAAATTGTGACGAGTATGTGGTATTTTGCGCCGAGTTTTCAGGATCACAAGTTCGCTGAACGCGTTGCAAATAAGATTGGAGTAAGAGTGCGAGGTCATCGCTATTCATTAATTGGATGCGCGTTTGATTTTCTCTTCGAAAAGACACCCGCGTTCGAGAGAACATTGTCGTTAGCTCGAGAATCACTAAATTTCAAGCCAAACGTACCGCGTATTGGTATCCACATCAGAATGGGAGATGCGGCTTCCTTCCAGCCGGCATCTTTAGATCAAAGaacttcaaattttcaaaatttcttcaCCTGCGCAAAGAAGCTCGAACGAAAAATCGTGAAATCGAACCCAGATTTTATTCAAGGAGACATCAAGTGGTTCCTGGCCACAGACAATTTGGACGTGAAGCAGTTCGCATTGCGTACGTACCCCCACAAGGTTGTGTCTCTTTCGGTAAAAGTTGAACATATAAATGTTCTCGAACCTACTTTCGAAGGAATGCAAGGGGTGTTACTTGATCATTTCCTCTTGTCGGAAAGtgacttttttgttttgtccGATAGCAGTTTCAGTAAAACAGCGTTGGGTATGAATTTCCATTCCTTGGAACAGAGTACGTTTGGAGATAAGTGCAAGTATATTACGTGA
- the LOC137992042 gene encoding uncharacterized protein isoform X3 — protein sequence MRFPRYPQSDFVIAKGNFTFRGHVRSPKKVSKLGRALSSYGSDKESASRIQKKQQRVLCGTKWQEGYKNLHDDILNHRRPPKYLVYFCGGKKHGCGGYGNRLGAITSLFYLAVITGRAFLIDWNTTAPIGDYLRPRNIRWDYPISRLGHIKTNYHYWGKGDHEFISEDSQRSPVNFNLFRHWVEGTDLESFLDSPLEIVTSMWYFAPSFQDHKFAERVANKIGVRVRGHRYSLIGCAFDFLFEKTPAFERTLSLARESLNFKPNVPRIGIHIRMGDAASFQPASLDQRTSNFQNFFTCAKKLERKIVKSNPDFIQGDIKWFLATDNLDVKQFALRTYPHKVVSLSVKVEHINVLEPTFEGMQGVLLDHFLLSESDFFVLSDSSFSKTALGMNFHSLEQSTFGDKCKYIT from the coding sequence ATGCGTTTCCCTCGCTACCCGCAGTCGGATTTTGTCATTGCCAAGGGCAATTTCACCTTTCGTGGACATGTCAGATCTCCTAAGAAAGTTTCCAAACTTGGCCGAGCGCTCAGTTCTTACGGGAGTGACAAAGAGTCCGCGTCAAGGAtccaaaagaaacaacaaaggGTTCTATGCGGCACCAAATGGCAAGAGGGCTATAAGAATCTTCACGACGACATCTTGAATCATCGTAGACCTCCGAAGTATCTTGTGTATTTCTGCGGCGGCAAAAAACACGGTTGCGGAGGCTACGGGAATCGCTTGGGTGCAATAACTTCGCTGTTTTATCTGGCTGTTATAACGGGAAGAGCTTTTCTCATCGATTGGAACACAACAGCTCCTATTGGGGACTATCTTCGGCCCAGAAACATCCGATGGGATTATCCCATTTCAAGGCTTGGGCATATCAAGACAAACTATCATTATTGGGGAAAAGGCGATCACGAGTTCATTAGCGAAGACTCTCAGAGATCACCGGTCAATTTTAACCTCTTTCGTCACTGGGTGGAAGGCACGGATCTGGAATCGTTTTTGGATTCACCTCTGGAAATTGTGACGAGTATGTGGTATTTTGCGCCGAGTTTTCAGGATCACAAGTTCGCTGAACGCGTTGCAAATAAGATTGGAGTAAGAGTGCGAGGTCATCGCTATTCATTAATTGGATGCGCGTTTGATTTTCTCTTCGAAAAGACACCCGCGTTCGAGAGAACATTGTCGTTAGCTCGAGAATCACTAAATTTCAAGCCAAACGTACCGCGTATTGGTATCCACATCAGAATGGGAGATGCGGCTTCCTTCCAGCCGGCATCTTTAGATCAAAGaacttcaaattttcaaaatttcttcaCCTGCGCAAAGAAGCTCGAACGAAAAATCGTGAAATCGAACCCAGATTTTATTCAAGGAGACATCAAGTGGTTCCTGGCCACAGACAATTTGGACGTGAAGCAGTTCGCATTGCGTACGTACCCCCACAAGGTTGTGTCTCTTTCGGTAAAAGTTGAACATATAAATGTTCTCGAACCTACTTTCGAAGGAATGCAAGGGGTGTTACTTGATCATTTCCTCTTGTCGGAAAGtgacttttttgttttgtccGATAGCAGTTTCAGTAAAACAGCGTTGGGTATGAATTTCCATTCCTTGGAACAGAGTACGTTTGGAGATAAGTGCAAGTATATTACGTGA